Proteins from a genomic interval of Yarrowia lipolytica chromosome 1E, complete sequence:
- a CDS encoding uncharacterized protein (Compare to YALI0E24739g, no similarity) has protein sequence MGNTNSTLLNREEAEKALFGDVTAPPTTTINPTLKTPPSPALSVEQRYDFNNRLTQLQQLIESDTAPASLKKVPHLTKDQQRILLRKYMHREIFTVHQGPADLPSNPHDVTFKETYLVHRDYKQRSKSAHVPRSEPAIRSPVEEDDIQIICERRLERPGSDSLSEASFTSACSENAYSERDFEPPLSPQRSPDKLDVRPMRRGSTPIPEALLLGQGRGHTQSPIHTQQHHDHVAHLQHHELHVHQHSRGSSAASGDSLNVPKQRGRKQKRSSDPKPDLRPRSKSDGHALAASMVRLTPDEHLLAYPSREASPDRFDGTWGSPVPQQHAQFPHEPHHHSHLAHEIPILPPPMEFERSRARAKELKQKQTDEFVQESNNEPSESLPMSKTMPTITLPSMPSLPTSMSLPKRHSMPVQAPKATASDIFEIPAVPTTPAKEKSEKLSLFKRLAHRRRSMTEKAPPPLLVDEKDLDLTLTIPAIPISARKMTSEPEDSPLVANRLSSITRPKTRPAAQPRAKSMYVPRETPVESPDGAYPFQARGNEMSKHINDLSNAPWSLSNVPQLSPERFVQKRTDTAGSFGSMEELKRTNTVTNGGHILDAGIPPKVPTHRSLTIMSQSSGTSSDDYFSVGSRSPELSYSSVIAHSQQQQGGSSTPSPPHSTDIYTRKCSYRRPKLQTRKTEPAPITVSTVAEVETPPVSPEDDASYEQEIEEEIAARQFMLCGYKKSSTKLQVVNWQKDAFMNSSTTLGDLSHTGTDNSPPSVPPPMPFMMQNKQRQTPRKYHKKGGSDAFSFEEEFAQEQKEQKKEQPRLPEPQVSAAQQTYLDLINNDDMWDDQGNDYFNFCN, from the coding sequence ATGGGCAACACAAATTCAACTCTGCTCAATAGGGAGGAGGCAGAAAAGGCTCTCTTTGGAGACGTCACTGCCCCTCCGACTACAACCATCAACCCGACACTAAAGACGCCCCCTTCACCCGCTCTTTCTGTCGAACAACGATACGACTTCAACAACCGACTGACGCAACTGCAACAGCTGATCGAGTCCGACACCGCGCCCGCTTCGCTCAAAAAGGTGCCCCACCTCACCAAGGACCAACAGCGTATCCTGCTGCGAAAATACATGCATCGAGAGATCTTCACCGTCCATCAGGGCCCTGCAGATCTCCCCTCAAATCCCCACGACGTCACCTTCAAGGAGACCTACCTGGTTCACCGAGATTACAAACAACGATCTAAAAGCGCTCATGTACCTCGTTCGGAACCAGCCATTCGGTCTCctgttgaagaagatgacatTCAAATTATTTGTGAACGACGCCTAGAACGTCCTGGAAGTGACTCCCTCAGTGAAGCTTCCTTCACCTCCGCCTGCTCGGAGAATGCATACTCTGAACGAGACTTTGAGCCTCCGCTTAGTCCACAGAGATCTCCTGACAAGCTGGACGTCAGGCCCATGAGACGAGGTTCCACCCCAATCCCCGAGGCTCTTTTGCTgggacaaggacgaggccATACCCAGAGCCCCATTCACACTCAGCAGCATCACGATCACGTGGCTCATCTTCAACATCATGAACTGCACGTTCATCAGCACTCAAGAGGATCGTCTGCCGCTTCTGGAGATAGTCTGAATGTTCCCAAGCAGCGAGGACGAAAACAGAAGCGGTCCTCTGACCCCAAACCGGATCTCAGGCCCCGATCAAAGTCCGATGGACACGCTCTGGCAGCATCCATGGTCAGACTCACACCCGACGAACACCTACTTGCATACCCGTCTCGAGAAGCGTCACCCGACCGATTTGACGGCACTTGGGGCTCCCCTGTtccccagcagcatgcTCAATTCCCTCACGAGCCTCATCATCATTCGCATTTGGCTCATGAGATTCCCATTCTGCCCCCTCCCATGGAGTTTGAGCGGTCTAGAGCACGAGCCAAGGAActcaagcagaagcagacaGACGAGTTTGTCCAGGAGAGTAACAACGAGCCCTCTGAGTCTCTTCCAATGTCCAAGACCATGCCCACCATTACTCTTCCCTCCATGCCCTCTTTGCCTACAAGCATGAGTCTTCCCAAACGACACTCTATGCCTGTGCAGGCTCCCAAAGCTACAGCTTCGGACATTTTTGAGATTCCAGCCGTGCCCACTACTCCTGCCAAAGAAAAGTCAGAGAAGTTGTCGCTCTTCAAACGTCTGGCTCATCGACGTCGTTCCATGACCGAAAAGGCTCCCCCGCCCCTCTTAGTCGACGAAAAAGATCTGGATCTGACTCTCACGATCCCTGCCATTCCCATTTCCGCCCGTAAGATGACCTCCGAGCCTGAAGACTCGCCCCTGGTAGCCAACAGACTATCGTCTATCACTCGTCCCAAGACCCGGCCGGCAGCTCAGCCCAGAGCCAAGAGCATGTATGTCCCTCGAGAGACGCCGGTCGAGTCTCCTGATGGAGCTTACCCGTTCCAAGCTCGTGGTAATGAGATGTCCAAGCACATCAACGACCTCTCCAACGCGCCCTGGAGTCTCTCTAATGTTCCCCAGCTGTCTCCCGAGCGATTTGTGCAGAAGCGAACTGACACTGCTGGCAGTTTTGGTTCCATGGAGGAACTCAAGCGGACGAACACTGTCACCAACGGTGGTCACATTCTGGACGCTGGTATCCCTCCCAAAGTGCCTACTCATAGATCCCTGACCATCATGTCTCAGAGCAGTGGCACTTCTTCCGATGACTATTTTAGCGTTGGTTCACGGTCTCCTGAACTTTCTTATTCTTCGGTTATCGCTCactctcagcagcagcaaggaGGATCCTCTACTCCTTCCCCTCCTCACTCTACGGACATTTACACTCGAAAGTGCTCGTACCGACGGCCCAAGCTTCAGACTCGAAAGACGGAGCCGGCTCCGATCACCGTGTCTACAGTGGCAGAGGTCGAAACGCCACCTGTATCACCTGAAGACGATGCTTCGTACGagcaggagattgaggaggagattgccgcACGACAGTTCATGCTGTGTGGCTACAAGAAGTCGTCAACCAAGCTGCAGGTTGTTAACTGGCAGAAGGACGCGTTCATGAATTCTTCCACCACTCTCGGTGACCTTTCCCACACAGGAACAGACAATTCCCCCCCTTCTGTGCCTCCTCCCATGCCCTTCATGATGCAAAACAAGCAGCGTCAGACTCCCCGAAAGTACCACAAGAAGGGTGGCTCAGATGCCTTCTCTTTTGAAGAGGAGTTTGCACAGGAACAAAAAGAACAGAAAAaagagcagcctcggctTCCTGAGCCTCAGGTatctgctgctcaacagACTTACCTCGATCTGATCAACAATGATGACATGTGGGACGATCAGGGTAACGATTATTTCAATTTCTGCAATTAG
- a CDS encoding uncharacterized protein (Compare to YALI0E24849g, weakly similar to uniprot|P53617 Saccharomyces cerevisiae YNL251c NRD1 involved in regulation of nuclear pre-mRNA abundance, similar to Saccharomyces cerevisiae NRD1 (YNL251C); ancestral locus Anc_1.109), giving the protein MSSAVETEFEALLASMLVAKAPGVSGSKINGIRELAMKNVDMESTLIPILERHLNKTPLSHKLGAMYVLDAVARAYQEENKKVGHALNPQAPDGSHAKGLFRISEFVERAARECVDHTSSDDTRDKLDKLVEIWQKAGTFPPDSMQRMRGFFSMSKTPEQSPPSQLIDLINQGQPPVTGSTAAPAGGANAAAALAAVLGGAAPSAPAASNPVPTDTASILQALASMNAGAAAGAPAPAPAANPNAAADVLKMIMAQSGGAPPTMPGGDVNQAWNLPSRDPRDPRDPRDNFRDRSREYRDRDPRDRDPRDRDFGRDRNYRDRSGDRGGDRGGDRDFGRGRNQNRQPPGTDTFEDDAPPPTEKKVTYDNSLPPGTIKVLSRTIFIGGVTMSTTNEELLSILRPYGRTQSLVMHRERKHAFCKMYTRAEAEAVLQNFTRLNQQGSITLRARWGVGFGPRDCSNYQTGISVIPIATLTEADMKWVVSAPYGGTGGVPVAPGMCIEEPDIEVGTGVSSKAKSKRMPTNAGGRNGPRSSFPDREGGGGFDRDGGRDGGRGGGYGGDRGGYGGGYGGGYGGGGYGGNANHVPVGIRSPAPPPQVNAAQMDANAALAALFPNGIPSMGGFPPQQ; this is encoded by the exons atGTCTTCGGCAGTGGAAACTGAATTCGAGGCGCTTTTGGCATCCATGTTGGTGGCAAAGGCTCCAGGAGTGTCTGGCTCCAAGATTAACGGAATTCGAGAGTTGGCCATGAAGAACGTTGAT atgGAATCCACTCTCATTCCCATCCTTGAGCGACATCTCAACAAGACTCCTCTGAGCCACAAGCTTGGAGCCATGTATGTTCTAGATGCCGTTGCTCGAGCGTACCAAgaggagaacaagaaggTTGGCCATGCTCTGAACCCCCAAGCTCCCGACGGCTCCCATGCCAAGGGTCTTTTCCGAATCTCTGAGTTTGTCGAGagagctgctcgagagTGTGTAGACCATACTTCCTCTGACGACACTCGAgacaagctggacaagctggtggagattTGGCAGAAGGCTGGAACTTTCCCCCCTGACTCCATGCAGAGAATGCGGGGCTTCTTTAGTATGTCCAAGACCCCTGAGCAGTCTCCTCCCTCGCAGCTGATTGATCTCATTAACCAGGGCCAGCCCCCTGTCACTGGATCCacagcagctcctgctgGAGGCGCcaatgctgctgctgctctggcCGCTGTTCTTGGCGGTGCTGCTCCCTCTGCTCCCGCTGCCTCCAACCCCGTGCCTACTGATACAGCCTCCATTCTGCAGGCTCTTGCTAGCATGAACGCTGGCGCTGCCGCGGGCGCACCTGCCCCCGCACCCGCTGCCAACCCcaatgctgctgctgatgtGCTCAAGATGATCATGGCTCAGTCTGGCGGTGCTCCTCCTACCATGCCCGGTGGAGATGTCAACCAGGCCTGGAACCTTCCGTCGAGAGACCCCCGAGACCCCCGAGATCCCCGAGACAACTTCCGAGACCGTTCTAGAGAGTACAGAGACAGGGACCCCCGGGACCGAGATCCCCGAGACCGTGATTTCGGACGAGACCGAAACTACCGAGACCGTTCTGGAGACCGAGGGggagaccgaggaggagatcgGGACTTTGGCCGAGGCCGAAACCAGAACCGACAACCTCCCGGAACCGACACCTTTGAGGACgacgctcctcctcccaccgagaagaaggtcaCCTACGACAACTCTTTGCCTCCTGGAACCATCAAGGTGCTGTCTCGAACTATCTTCATTGGAGGTGTGACTATGTCGACCACTAACGAGGAGCTTCTATCCATTCTGCGACCCTATGGCCGAACCCAGTCGCTGGTAATGCACAGAGAGCGAAAGCACGCCTTCTGTAAAATGTACACTCGAGCTGAGGCCGAGGCCGTTCTGCAGAACTTCACCCGACTCAACCAGCAGGGCAGTATCACTCTGCGAGCCCGATGGGGTGTCGGTTTCGGTCCTCGAGACTGCTCCAACTACCAGACCGGTATTTCCGTCATCCCCATTGCCACGCTTACCGAGGCAGACATGAAGTGGGTGGTTTCTGCTCCCTACGGAGGCACTGGAGGAGTCCCTGTGGCTCCTGGCATGTGTATCGAGGAGCCCGATATCGAGGTTGGTACCGGCGTTTcttccaaggccaagtcCAAGCGAATGCCCACCAACGCCGGTGGCCGAAATGGACCCCGATCTTCCTTCCCTGATCGAGAAGGGGGCGGAGGATTTGACCGAGATGGGggacgagatggaggccgaggtggGGGCTACGGAGGAGACCGAGGTGGATACGGAGGAGGTTATGGAGGAGGTtacggaggaggaggctacGGAGGCAACGCCAACCACGTTCCTGTCGGCATCAGATCTCccgctcctccaccacaaGTCAACGCTGCCCAGATGGACGCCAACGCGGCTCTGGCAGCTCTCTTCCCCAACGGTATCCCTTCCATGGGTGGCtttcctcctcagcagtAG
- a CDS encoding uncharacterized protein (Compare to YALI0E24783g, similar to wi|NCU08505.1 Neurospora crassa conserved protein of unknown function, similar to Saccharomyces cerevisiae YCR090C; ancestral locus Anc_6.368): protein MFGLFLSAELQGVTELGPTLPYEFSFKIECNSCHEVHENWVTMNAQDKSDISGSRGDANFVFKCRFCKRESSATLTETGKTLNADDKKPAEILQIDCRGLELKEFRADGDFQCKGESGTPFKEMDLSEGEWFDYDEKNSEEVSVTDVKWDIKRV from the coding sequence ATGTTCGGTCTATTTCTTTCCGCAGAGCTCCAGGGAGTCACAGAGTTGGGACCCACGCTACCCTACGAGTTCTCCTTCAAAATTGAGTGCAATTCGTGCCATGAGGTCCACGAAAACTGGGTCACCATGAACGCCCAGGACAAGAGCGACATCAGCGGCAGTCGAGGAGACGCCAACTTCGTCTTCAAGTGCCGCTTCTGCAAGCGAGAGTCGTCTGCCACCCTCACCGAGACAGGCAAAACTCTCAACGCCGACGATAAGAAGCCCGCCGAGATTCTGCAGATCGACTGTCGAGGTctcgagctcaaggagttccGAGCCGACGGTGACTTCCAGTGCAAGGGCGAGTCTGGCACACCTttcaaggagatggatcTATCCGAGGGCGAGTGGTTTGActacgacgagaagaacagTGAGGAGGTGTCCGTCACTGATGTTAAGTGGGATATCAAGCGGGTGTAG
- a CDS encoding uncharacterized protein (Compare to YALI0E24827g, similar to Saccharomyces cerevisiae TEX1 (YNL253W); ancestral locus Anc_1.107, weakly similar to DEHA0E12430g Debaryomyces hansenii), whose translation MSKPINTQQSLPVGSAQTYFKNQSVVAYQEKDSKQGGSSASSSSQSSIKNIAWNSTGTRIAVAYSDARIRVWIAGNTEVNTSTEIPYSSSKSQKAVVGLAWSPISPDQLATCSLDGTLKVWDTRTKTLLASVNTGADNLACLWSPCGRYISVLRRDNAILWYAPSFNGEVAEPAPSTNIGGRQNGGKDSQRSRGAPKIAIGAMEAFGNPIAAYKESPYEIFAATWTNTTAVMAITMGIGVVKLLKLNLQTAATSEEVEKVVTSSQSLSTSNVTTLFELLGHTTAANCVKPDPQGRYIAVGGNEGIVSLWDTKELVCVKTLSKHDQPVVSLDFSHDGDYIAVGYDNNDIPVDIVHVDTGKFVHAVSRPRWTGLPVVAWSPVKYNLAFSGDVAGLNVITVGGNRPSGY comes from the coding sequence ATGAGCAAACCAATCAACACTCAGCAATCGCTGCCAGTGGGATCTGCGCAGACCTACTTCAAGAACCAGAGTGTTGTTGCTTACCAAGAAAAAGATTCAAAGCAGGGCGGCTCCTCTGCATCCTCATCTTCACAGTCATCGATCAAAAACATTGCCTGGAACAGTACAGGTACTCGAATTGCCGTGGCATACAGCGATGCGCGAATCCGGGTATGGATTGCCGGAAATACCGAGGTCAACACGTCGACAGAAATCCCATACTCCTCAAGCAAGTCTCAAAAGGCTGTAGTGGGCCTGGCATGGTCTCCCATCAGTCCCGATCAGCTCGCTACTTGCAGTCTCGACGGAACTCTCAAGGTGTGGGACACAAGAACAAAAACGCTGCTTGCATCCGTGAACACCGGAGCCGACAATCTAGCCTGCTTGTGGTCTCCCTGTGGTCGGTACATATCGGTGTTAAGACGAGACAATGCGATCCTGTGGTACGCGCCTTCTTTCAACGGAGAAGTGGCTGAACCAGCACCCAGCACAAACATCGGAGGACGTCAGAATGGAGGAAAGGACTCGCAAAGATCGCGAGGGGCACCCAAGATCGCCATTGGTGCAATGGAAGCGTTTGGAAACCCCATTGCTGCATACAAGGAATCTCCCTACGAAATTTTCGCGGCAACTTGGACAAACACAACTGCTGTCATGGCCATTACAATGGGAATTGGTGTGGtgaagctgctcaagctgaATCTCCAGACTGCTGCTACTTCTGAAGAGGTCGAAAAGGTGGTTACTTCTTCCCAATCATTAAGCACGTCTAATGTGACCACTCTGTTTGAGCTTCTAGGACACACAACAGCCGCGAACTGTGTCAAACCTGATCCTCAAGGCCGTTATATTGCTGTGGGTGGCAATGAAGGCATTGTTTCGTTGTGGGATACCAAAGAGTTGGTATGTGTCAAGACACTGTCCAAGCACGACCAACCGGTCGTTTCTCTCGATTTTTCGCATGATGGAGACTACATTGCCGTCGGGTATGACAACAACGATATCCCTGTGGACATTGTACATGTGGACACTGGAAAATTTGTGCATGCTGTTTCTCGTCCGAGATGGACAGGGCTCCCAGTGGTGGCATGGAGCCCGGTGAAGTACAACCTGGCATTTTCTGGGGACGTTGCGGGTCTGAATGTGATTACTGTAGGAGGTAATAGGCCGAGTGGTTACTAG
- a CDS encoding mitochondrial 54S ribosomal protein mL46 (Compare to YALI0E24805g, similar to Saccharomyces cerevisiae MRPL17 (YNL252C); ancestral locus Anc_1.108, similar to uniprot|P36528 Saccharomyces cerevisiae YNL252c MRPL17 ribosomal protein of the large subunit (YmL30) mitochondrial): MIRAFSTKSTAWNAAKEAVAETSGKKAGRLTAETRANISGGMILSRIPIVTSEPTPFAKQYYEYMDGLKRRMMWTFPSFLYFKRGTLAERKYRELNKIPTQARDGVVYPEGIPDVVNHRERTMPQKIAVPTKDNEGSRGAKKGTEEGEEDVIKPNSRITEADKQNDVKSLERKLDRTLYLLAQTKNGWRFPSVVINEKETIDEAAKRGIHELGGPDMNIWNVSHTPAGFFKNGDKREFYVKSHIVQGEFKPSRDVQDFAWLTKEEIQAKVDDQYYQQLHPLLNSV; encoded by the coding sequence ATGATTCGGGCTTTTTCGACAAAAAGCACGGCGTGGAacgccgccaaggaggctgttGCAGAGACCTCCGGCAAGAAGGCCGGACGTCTGACTGCCGAGACCCGGGCCAACATTTCCGGAGGCATGATTCTGTCTCGAATCCCCATCGTCACCTCCGAGCCCACTCCCTTTGCCAAGCAgtactacgagtacatggaTGGTCTCAAGCGCCGAATGATGTGGACCTTCCCCTCGTTTCTTTACTTCAAGCGAGGTACTCTTGCTGAGCGAAAGTACAGAGAGCTGAACAAGATCCCCACCCAGGCCCGAGACGGAGTAGTGTACCCCGAGGGTATTCCCGATGTGGTGAATCACCGAGAGCGAACAATGCCCCAGAAGATCGCCGTGCCCACCAAGGACAATGAGGGCTCTCGAGgcgccaagaagggcacCGAGGAGGGCGAGGAGGATGTGATCAAGCCCAACTCCCGAATCACTGAGGCCGACAAGCAGAACGACGTCAAGTCACTGGAGCGAAAGCTGGACCGAACCCTGTACCTACTGGCCCAGACCAAGAACGGCTGGCGATTCCCCTCGGTCGTTATcaacgagaaggagaccatCGATGAGGCCGCCAAGCGAGGCATCCACGAGCTCGGAGGCCCCGACATGAACATCTGGAACGTGTCGCACACCCCCGCGGGCTTCTTCAAGAACGGCGACAAGCGAGAGTTCTACGTCAAGTCACACATTGTCCAGGGCGAGTTCAAGCCCAGCCGGGACGTGCAGGACTTTGCGTGgctcaccaaggaggagatccagGCTAAGGTCGACGACCAGTActaccagcagctgcaTCCTCTTCTCAACTCGGTTTAA
- a CDS encoding uncharacterized protein (Compare to YALI0E24761g, similar to uniprot|P53738 Saccharomyces cerevisiae YNR046w strong similarity to S.pombe hypothetical protein SPAC31A2.02, similar to Saccharomyces cerevisiae TRM112 (YNR046W); ancestral locus Anc_6.370): MKFLTSNFVQCASKQCVSSGNAFPLTFSALEMVQQEAEFDPEFLVSMLERIDWAALVKVANDLGNESLPDVKPEIDEPFAEGNQGLLQELHSLLIETCIVEGTMKCENCGHTYFIKNSIPNFLLPPHLAA; this comes from the exons ATGAAGTTCCTCACCAGCAATTTCGTCCAGTGTGCTTCCAAGCAATGTGTTTCTTCCGGAAACGCCTTTCCTCTGACCTTCtctgctctggagatggtcCAGCAGGAGGCTGAGTTCGATCCCGAATTTCTCGTCAGCATGCTTGAGAGAATAGATTGGGCTGCTCTTGTCAAGGTCGCAAACGAT CTCGGAAACGAATCTTTACCAGATGTCAAGCCCGAAATCGACGAGCCGTTCGCTGAGGGAAACCAGGGTCTGCTCCAGGAGCTGCACTCCCTACTTATCGAGACTTGCATTGTGGAGGGCACCATGAAATGCGAGAACTGCGGCCACACCTACTTCATCAAGAACTCCATCCCCAACTTTCTGCTTCCTCCCCACCTTGCTGCTTAG